GAAGTTGGGCTGGTTTGGTGAATCTGGAAAATGCTGCGTCTCCAGGCAGAAGGCCGTTCTGTAATCATCTTTGCTGCCGCCTTTGAACGTGTTCTGGCTTTTCATGAAATTGCCGCTGTAAAACTGCAGACCGGGCTCTTGCGTGAGCACTTCCAGCACAATTCCGCTTTTGTCACCAATGGCGGTGGCTGCTTTGAACAGGCCGGTATCAGTGCTTTGGTTCAACACGAAATTGTGGTCATAGCCCGCGCCATTCTTGAGCTGCTCGTTTTTGTCATTGATTCTGGCGCCAATAGCGGTGGGGTTCTTAAAGTCAAACGGCGTGCCAGCCACCGGCTCAATTTTCCCGGTCGGGATTAAGGTAGCATCAATGGGTGTGTAGGTATCAGCGTTTACTTGCAGGGTGTGGTTGAGAATGGTGCCGCTGCCCTCGCCGTTGAGGTTGAAGAACGCATGGTTTGTGAGGTTGACCACGGTGGTTTTGTCAGTGGTAGCCTCGTAGTCCATGGTTAGTTGGTTGTCATCGGTGAGTGTATAGGTCACCTTGGCGGTCAGGTTACCAGGGAATCCTTCTTCCATGTCTTTGGACGTGTACGTGAGCACAATGGTGTTGGCGCTGGTCTGCTGGGCCTGCCACACTACATCCTGAAAGCCTTTTTTGCCGCCATGCAATGTGTTGGGTGCGTTATTGATGGGCAGCGTGTATTCTTTGCCTTCCAAGGTGAACTTGCCTTTAGCAATGCGGTTCCCGAAGCGGCCGATGGTAGCCCCGAAATACGGTTCTGAGGAACTCTCAAACGCGGTGGCGCTGGGCAAACCAACTACTACATCAGTCATTTTGCCGTTTTTGTCTGGTACCCAGAGGCCTACCAAACGGCCGCCGTAATTGGTGAAGGTGGCTTTGGCATTGTTTTTATTGGTGAGGGTGTAAAGGCGCATCTCCTGGCCGTCTTTCAATTTCCCGAAGGGCTCGCCGTTCAAGTTTTCCATGTTTTTGGTTTCTGTGGTGGTGGCTGTTTCCGTTTCCTTGGTCTCCGTTTTGGTAGAGCAACCCACCAGGCCGGTCACGGTCATGCTGGCCAGGGAAAGGGACAGCAATGTCTGCTGTAAGGTTTTTTTGTTCATAGTTCTAGCGATGTATCTTATACGTAGGTTCTGATTATTCCTGATTTTTTTGCCCCGACGGTACCGCCAATGGCACGCCCGCCGGCACCGGCTCGCCAAATACCGGCAAACCAGTGGCGCTCCAGGTGAATTTCTGCATTCTGATGTCGCGCTGCCAGCCGGGGTTCACGGTTTTCTTGGAATGGTAGAGAATCCAGTCTTCAGAACCGTCCGGTGACGTGGTGAAACTGCAATGCCCCGCCCCCAGCACCTGCGCCGTGCCCTGAAAAACCGGTCCGGCGCTTTTGGTCCAGTTCTGCGGTTGGGTGGGGTCTGCCAAGGTGTCTGTGAGCAATAAATAGCCCAGCCGGTATTCCTTCAGCCAAGACTCCCGCGTAGAATAAATAATGAAGGCTTTCTCTTTCTTTTTGAGCATCTCGGGGCCTTCCTGCAAATCCAGTTCCCCGCCCGTTTCCCAGTCCGCCACCGGCGACGATAGTTTCACGCGCGTAGAACTGATGGTGTAAGGGTTTTGCATGCGGGCGATGTATAGATGTTGCTTGGTTTTGTCTGTGGCTGCGTTTTCTTCCCACCCGCTCCATACTGCATACAATTGTCCGTTCAAAGAAAACGGCGACAAGTCAATGGCCCATTTAATGCTAGCCGTGTCTTGCAGATGATCACCGGTATGCAGCATGCCTTTGTCTGCGTAAGGCCCAAAGGGGTCATCAGACACAGACTCCAACACGCCTGAGCGCTGGTACAGAAACGGCCCGCCTTCCTTTCTGCCCGCCGTGTAATAAATATACCATTTGCCTTGCAGAAAATGAATCTCCGGCGCCCAGAGATTGCTGGAGTTCCAACCCGTGGCCGGGGCCTTCCAGACGGGCACTCGTTCCCCAAACTTGGTCAGCACCGGTGATTTTGACACGTAGATACCGCCTTTGGTGACGCCGCAAGAATAGTACATACCGTCCTGCTTAATTACCCACGGGTCTGCGCCATCTGCAATGGGATTGGTGAAAAATTGCGTGGCCTGTGCCGTTGGTTTGGTGGTGGTCACGGTACCCGACGGTATAGTGCGTGGAGCACAACCAAACAGTACCGCCTGGCACAAACCTAAAACCAACACCTTTAAGGCACTCTTTTTCATTTCAGTTATAAGATTTTTCTGACTGTATCGAATAAAATATTCACTCCCCGTTTCCTTGGTTTCTCCCCCGACAAATCAACGTGTACTTGTGGATCCAACCACATTTCTTCCGGCCTACCCGCTAATCCGGATTTCTCATTCCAGATTCTATCTGTCGGGGATTTATCAATCACCATTTTTAAAAGCTTTTGTCATGGGGATTACAAATCCCTGACAGAGTGGTTCGGGATTGGTAAATCCCGAACAGCGTTTGGTTGGTAAATCCCAAACAGCGTTTGGGAATTTTCTAGATAAAGGTCCAGCTTCCGTTTTCGGCTTCGTTTACAGAAATGGAGCCGAAAACGGAAACCTAAACTCCTGTTTAGTTTGCTGAAACGGCGGCGGCTTTTATTCAATGACTATACCCGGATTATTTGAAGTTGCGTACACTTTAATCATGTCTACTTCCTCTTGGCTGTACGGCGTGCCGTCTTGCCGGAAGATGTCATGGAACCAGACCTCGGGCTCAGCGGTGTATTGCTTGTCCCAGCTGTCCCAGGGGTAAATGGTGTTGGTTTTCCCAGCCACGAAGCCCCAGTTCATCATGCCCACATTGTGCTTCTGCGCAATAGGAAGCGAGCTCTGGAAGGTGCTGCCGTTGGGGCGGGCCATGTACTCAGTGCAGAGCATGGGGCGGCCGTAGCGCTTAAGCCA
This region of Rufibacter sp. LB8 genomic DNA includes:
- a CDS encoding aldose epimerase family protein, with product MNKKTLQQTLLSLSLASMTVTGLVGCSTKTETKETETATTTETKNMENLNGEPFGKLKDGQEMRLYTLTNKNNAKATFTNYGGRLVGLWVPDKNGKMTDVVVGLPSATAFESSSEPYFGATIGRFGNRIAKGKFTLEGKEYTLPINNAPNTLHGGKKGFQDVVWQAQQTSANTIVLTYTSKDMEEGFPGNLTAKVTYTLTDDNQLTMDYEATTDKTTVVNLTNHAFFNLNGEGSGTILNHTLQVNADTYTPIDATLIPTGKIEPVAGTPFDFKNPTAIGARINDKNEQLKNGAGYDHNFVLNQSTDTGLFKAATAIGDKSGIVLEVLTQEPGLQFYSGNFMKSQNTFKGGSKDDYRTAFCLETQHFPDSPNQPNFPSTVLKPGETYKTSSSYKFSVQK
- a CDS encoding family 43 glycosylhydrolase; protein product: MKKSALKVLVLGLCQAVLFGCAPRTIPSGTVTTTKPTAQATQFFTNPIADGADPWVIKQDGMYYSCGVTKGGIYVSKSPVLTKFGERVPVWKAPATGWNSSNLWAPEIHFLQGKWYIYYTAGRKEGGPFLYQRSGVLESVSDDPFGPYADKGMLHTGDHLQDTASIKWAIDLSPFSLNGQLYAVWSGWEENAATDKTKQHLYIARMQNPYTISSTRVKLSSPVADWETGGELDLQEGPEMLKKKEKAFIIYSTRESWLKEYRLGYLLLTDTLADPTQPQNWTKSAGPVFQGTAQVLGAGHCSFTTSPDGSEDWILYHSKKTVNPGWQRDIRMQKFTWSATGLPVFGEPVPAGVPLAVPSGQKNQE